From Cellulomonas fimi ATCC 484, a single genomic window includes:
- a CDS encoding ParB/RepB/Spo0J family partition protein, producing MSEKRRGLGRGLGALIPTGLDGQRPSGERPVDVFFPDAKREAADAAAAAAAATLVTERAPVEGTAGTNGTPTTNGATSDGVVTDGPVGRDAAGVDVVDGSGDPGAVVGGGDATSPTTGTPSGPAALPAAEIDGLVEVPGARFAELPVTSIRPNPRQPRTVFDEDALEELVGSIREIGVLQPVVVRAVGDGYELIMGERRWRATQAAGLDTIPAIVRETEDSDLLRDALLENLHRAQLNPLEEAAAYQQLLDDFGCTHEELATRIHRSRPQISNTLRLLKLPPLVQRRVAAGVLSAGHARALLGLSDGAAIERLAQRIVAEGLSVRAVEEIVSMGVDGATPARRAAPRAGDRNAALDDLAARLSDRFDTRVKVSLGKTRGRLTVEFASVQDLNRILESFAPEDPGLLKG from the coding sequence GTGAGCGAGAAGCGACGCGGACTGGGGCGTGGGCTCGGCGCCCTCATCCCCACCGGGCTCGACGGGCAGCGTCCCTCCGGGGAGCGGCCGGTGGACGTGTTCTTCCCGGACGCCAAGCGCGAGGCCGCCGATGCGGCGGCGGCAGCAGCGGCTGCCACGCTCGTCACCGAGCGTGCCCCCGTGGAGGGGACGGCCGGAACCAACGGCACGCCGACCACGAACGGCGCGACGTCCGACGGCGTGGTGACCGACGGGCCTGTCGGGCGTGACGCCGCAGGCGTGGACGTCGTGGACGGCTCCGGCGATCCCGGCGCGGTGGTCGGTGGAGGCGACGCGACGAGCCCGACGACCGGGACGCCGTCGGGCCCCGCGGCGCTGCCGGCTGCGGAGATCGACGGGCTGGTCGAGGTCCCGGGCGCACGGTTCGCGGAGCTGCCGGTCACCTCGATCCGCCCGAACCCGCGGCAGCCGAGAACGGTCTTCGACGAGGACGCGCTCGAGGAGCTGGTCGGGTCTATCCGGGAGATCGGCGTGCTGCAGCCGGTCGTCGTGCGCGCCGTCGGCGACGGCTACGAGCTCATCATGGGTGAGCGGCGCTGGCGCGCGACGCAGGCGGCGGGCCTCGACACGATCCCGGCGATCGTGCGGGAGACCGAGGACTCCGACCTGCTGCGCGATGCGCTCCTGGAGAACCTGCACCGCGCCCAGCTCAACCCGCTGGAGGAGGCGGCCGCGTACCAGCAGCTGCTCGACGACTTCGGCTGCACGCACGAGGAGCTCGCGACGCGGATCCACCGGTCGCGACCGCAGATCTCCAACACGCTGCGTCTGCTGAAGCTGCCGCCGCTCGTGCAGCGGCGGGTTGCAGCGGGCGTCCTGTCGGCGGGGCACGCCCGGGCGCTGCTCGGTCTGAGCGACGGCGCGGCGATCGAGCGTCTCGCGCAGCGCATCGTCGCGGAGGGCCTGTCGGTACGCGCGGTCGAGGAGATCGTCTCGATGGGCGTCGACGGCGCGACGCCGGCTCGCCGCGCCGCGCCGCGTGCCGGTGACCGCAACGCCGCGCTCGACGACCTCGCGGCGCGGCTGTCCGACCGGTTCGACACGCGGGTCAAGGTGTCGCTCGGCAAGACGCGTGGGCGCCTCACGGTGGAGTTCGCCTCGGTGCAGGACCTCAACCGGATCCTGGAGTCGTTCGCGCCCGAGGACCCGGGCCTGCTCAAGGGCTGA
- a CDS encoding ParA family protein, producing MPQADAETPLMAELQQDARRRIELRGRRFPRPAQTRVITVANQKGGVGKTTTTVNLAAALAQAGLNVLVLDNDPQGNASTALGIDHRAGTPSIYEVLVDGASIAEAVQPSPDVPNLWCLPATIDLSGAEIELVSMVARETRLRNALDRYLQWRVETGLEPIDYVFVDCPPSLGLLTVNAFVVAREVLIPIQCEYYALEGLSQLLKSIQLIQAHLNPDLHVSTILLTMYDARTNLAQQVADEVRTHFPDRTLRTTVPRSVRISEAPSYGQTVMTYDAGSTGALAYLEAAREIAERGAAGADAGPEAALASDTGAPAPTNGAPSAEHRADQQSYPHAGEPVMAAHLEDQ from the coding sequence CTGCCTCAGGCCGATGCGGAGACGCCGCTGATGGCCGAGCTCCAGCAGGACGCCCGCCGTCGCATCGAGCTGCGCGGGCGGCGCTTCCCGCGTCCGGCGCAGACGCGCGTGATCACGGTCGCGAACCAGAAGGGCGGCGTCGGCAAGACGACGACGACCGTGAACCTCGCGGCGGCTCTCGCTCAGGCGGGCCTCAACGTGCTGGTCCTCGACAACGACCCTCAGGGCAACGCGTCGACGGCTCTGGGGATCGACCACCGCGCCGGGACGCCGTCGATCTACGAGGTGCTCGTGGACGGAGCCTCGATCGCCGAGGCCGTGCAGCCGAGTCCGGACGTCCCGAACCTGTGGTGCCTGCCCGCGACGATCGACCTCTCGGGCGCGGAGATCGAGCTGGTCTCGATGGTCGCGCGGGAGACGCGCCTGCGGAACGCGCTCGACCGCTACCTGCAGTGGCGTGTGGAGACGGGCCTGGAGCCGATCGACTACGTCTTCGTGGACTGCCCGCCGAGCCTGGGCCTGCTGACGGTGAACGCGTTCGTCGTCGCCCGTGAGGTGCTCATCCCGATCCAGTGCGAGTACTACGCGCTGGAGGGCCTGAGCCAGCTCCTGAAGTCGATCCAGCTGATCCAGGCGCACCTCAACCCCGACCTGCATGTCTCGACGATCCTGCTGACGATGTACGACGCGCGGACCAACCTCGCGCAGCAGGTCGCCGACGAGGTGCGGACGCACTTCCCCGACCGGACGCTGCGCACGACCGTGCCGCGGTCGGTGCGCATCTCGGAGGCGCCGAGTTACGGCCAGACGGTCATGACGTACGACGCGGGGTCGACGGGCGCGCTCGCGTACCTCGAGGCGGCCCGCGAGATCGCGGAGCGAGGTGCCGCGGGCGCCGATGCCGGTCCCGAGGCGGCACTGGCGTCGGACACGGGTGCGCCGGCCCCGACGAACGGTGCGCCCTCGGCTGAGCACCGCGCCGACCAGCAGTCCTACCCGCACGCCGGCGAGCCCGTGATGGCCGCACACCTGGAGGATCAGTGA
- the rsmG gene encoding 16S rRNA (guanine(527)-N(7))-methyltransferase RsmG: MSDASLEEIPGDPLNDDAAVREYFGAAWLAVSGFHAMLTDEGVLRGLVGPREVSRLWARHLLNSAAAVPFLPETGRIVDLGSGAGLPGVVIAAMRPSCEVVLLEPMERRTDWLREVADRLSLDNVVVERARAEEVHGRLVADAVTARAVAALDKLYRLALPLLRVGGVLVALKGDKAEQEVGEARYAGKKWGAGPAEVVLAPTIAGVDPTRVVRVVREAERVR; the protein is encoded by the coding sequence GTGAGCGACGCATCGCTCGAGGAGATCCCCGGCGACCCGCTGAACGACGACGCCGCGGTGCGCGAGTACTTCGGTGCCGCCTGGCTGGCCGTCTCCGGCTTCCACGCGATGCTCACCGACGAGGGTGTGCTGCGCGGCCTGGTCGGACCGCGTGAGGTGTCGCGACTGTGGGCCCGGCACCTGCTCAACTCGGCGGCCGCCGTCCCCTTCCTGCCGGAGACCGGACGGATCGTCGACCTGGGCAGCGGGGCGGGTCTGCCGGGCGTCGTCATCGCCGCGATGCGTCCGTCGTGCGAGGTGGTGCTGCTCGAGCCCATGGAGCGGCGTACCGACTGGCTCCGTGAGGTCGCGGACCGTCTCTCTCTCGACAACGTGGTCGTCGAGCGCGCCCGCGCCGAAGAGGTTCATGGCCGGCTCGTGGCCGACGCCGTCACCGCACGCGCTGTCGCTGCCCTCGACAAGCTCTACCGCCTCGCACTGCCGCTCCTGCGCGTGGGCGGCGTCCTCGTCGCGCTCAAGGGCGACAAGGCCGAGCAGGAGGTCGGCGAGGCGCGGTATGCAGGCAAGAAGTGGGGGGCCGGCCCTGCCGAGGTGGTGCTGGCGCCGACGATCGCGGGCGTGGACCCGACGCGGGTCGTCAGGGTCGTACGGGAGGCGGAACGTGTTCGGTAG